The genomic window AGGGCTGGCGCTCGCCCCATTCCTCGCCCATGAACAGCATCGGCACCATGGGGCTGAGCAGCACCAGGGCATTGGCCGCCCGCAGGTGGCCATCCTGGGCCAGCGTGGTGAGGCGCTCGCCCAGGGCGCGGTTGCCGACCTGGTCGTGGTTCTGCAGGAAGGCCACGAAGGCCTGCGGGCTCAACTGGCCGCTGGGCTCGCCGCGGGCGACACCGCGGTAGTCGGTCTGGCCCTGGAACACGAACCCTTCGCGCAGGCAGCGGCACAGCTGTTCGAGGGGCTGGTGCGCGTAGTCGACGTAGTACGCCTCGTCCTCGCCGGTGAGCAGCACGTGCAGGCAGTGGTGCAGGTCGTCGTTCCACTGTGCATCGAAAACGGGTGCACCGGAGCCCTGCTCAGGCTGCAGCAGGCTGGCCTCGTTGTGCTCGTTCTCCAGGATCAGGTGCAGCGCGCGGCCATCGGCGGCCTGGCGGGCGCGGGCGGCGAGCTGGTGGAGGAAGTCCTTGTCGGCGATGGCGTGCACGGCATCGATGCGCAGGCCGTCGACGCGGTACTCGCGCACCCACATCTCGGCGTTGCCAATGAAGAACTCGCGCACCGCCGGCTGGCGGAAGTCGATGGCCGGGCCCCAGGGCGTGGGCTGGTCGGCGCGGAAGAAGGCGCTGGCGTAGCGCCCCAGGTAGTTGCCCTGCGGGCCGAAGTGGTTGTAGACCACGTCGACGAACACCATCAGGCCCAGGCCGTGGGCGCTGTCGATCAGCCGCCGCAGGGTGTCGGGGTCGCCGTAGGCGCAGGCCGGCGCATAGGGCAGCACGCCGTCATAGCCCCAGTTGCGCCGCCCGGGGAAGGCGTTGAGCGGCATCAGCTCGATGGCGGTGATGCCCAGGGCGGCCAGCTCTTCCAGGCGGCCCTGCAAGGCGGAGAAGCCGTCGAACAGGCCGACGTGCACTTCATAGATCACCGCTTCGTGCCAGGGCCGGCCGCGCCACTGCGGGTGCTGCCAGCGATAGGCGCCGGGGTCGACTACCCGGCTTTCGCCTTCGACGCCGCCGGCCTGGTCGCGCGAGGCCGGGTCCGCCACCAGCAGGTCGTGGTCGATGCGGTAGCGGTAGGTCTGCCCGACGATGGCCGGCACCTCGGCGCTGAACCAGCCATCGTCGGTGCGCTGCAGGTCGTGGCGGGCGCCACCGCCCAGTTCCACCTCGACCCGCTGGGCATCCGGCGCCCACAGCGAGAACCGCACTCTGCCCGCGGGCAGGATCGTCGCTCCATGCGCCAGGGTCATCGCACGGCCTGCGCCGGTACCCGCTGCAGCAGGCGCTGGTAGAGGGCGGTGTAGGGGCGCACGGCGTCTTCCCATGGCAACGGTGACTCCATGGCCTTGCAGCGCATGGCATTGAGTAGTTCGGGGTAGCGGTAGATGTTCAGCGCGCGGCGCACGGCGTCGAAGTAGCTGGCCGGGGTTTCGTCGCGGAACAGCAGGCCGGTCACGCCGTCGATGATGGTGTCGGCCAGCCCGCCGGTGTGCCGGGCGATGGGCAGCGAGCCGAAACGCTGGGCGTACATCTGGCTCAGGCCGCACGGCTCGTAGCGTGACGGCATGAGCAGGAAGTCGCTGCCGGCGTAGATGCGCCGCGCGGTGGTCTCGTCGAAGCCGATGTGCACGCCGACGCGGCCCGGATAACGCTCGGCCAGTTCGCGCATGGCCTGCTCCAGCTCCGGCTCGCCGCAGCCGATGGACACCAGGCGGCCGCCGGCGGCGACCATTTCGTCGGCGATGGCCAGGGTCAGGTCGATGCCTTTCTGATGCACCAGGCGTGACACCACGGCGAACAGCGGGCCGCGACCCGGCAGCAGGCCGAAGGTCTTCTCGACGTACTCGGCGTTGCGGCGCTTGCCGGCCAGGCGGGTGGCGTCGAACCCTTCGACCAGGTGCGGGTCGGTCAGCGGGTCCCAGCCGGCGTCGATGCCGTGGGTGATGCCGCTGAGCTGGCCGCGGTCGCGACGCTGGGCGAGCACGCCGTGCATGCCGCAACCGTGCTCGGGGGCGGTGATTTCGCGGGCGTAGGTTTCGCTCACGGTGGTGATGTGGCTGGCGTGGCTGATGCCGGCCTTGAGGAACGACAGCTTGCCGTAGAACTCCATGCTGCCCGGCAGACCGGCCGCTTCGGGCAGGCCCAGTTCGGCGCAGCAGCCCAGCGGGCAGGCGCCCTGGTAGCCGAGGTTGTGGATGGTCAGCACGCTGGGGGTGATCTGCCCGCGCCAGGCCATGTAGGCCGGGGCCAGTGCGGTGGGCCAGTCGTTGACGTGCAGCAGGTCCGGGCACCAGCCCAGCTCGGTCATGCCGGCGGCGATGTCGGCGGCGGCCAGGCTCAGGCGGGCGAAACGGATGTGGTTGTCGGCCCATTCGTGGCCGTGCTGATCCACATAGGGCGTGCCGGGACGGTCGTAGAGTTCCGGGCAGATCACCGCGTAGACCACCAGCCCGTCGGCCAGCTTCAGCTCGCCGATATCGCAGGCGGGCAATGCCGCCAGGCCGGGCAGGCGGCCGACCACCTTGCAGGCCACCGCACCCTTGAGCACCTGCGGATAGCCGGGGATCAGCACGCGGATGTCATGGTCGGCGAGCAGCGCGCGGGGCAGGGCGGCGGACACGTCGCCCAGGCCGCCGGCCTTGACGAAGTCGCTGAATTCGGAAGTGGCGAAGAGGATTCGCTTGCGTCGCTGGGGCGGCGCGCCGTCGGCCGGGGAAATCGGGGTGAGGTTGACTGTGGCTTCTTCCAGGCGCAGATCGGCCAGCTGGTTGCGCATCGTTGGTTCCTCGCTCGTCTGGGGCTGGCAGCTCCTGCCAGGCCCGTGGTTCTCCATGGTGTCGTGCTGTCCTTCGGGAGACTGGCCCGCCGCGGACGAAGTTTCGAATTTCTGCCGGGGAAGGCGCCGTCGAGGCCTCGGTGGCGTCCCCCGGTCCTTCCATCACGCAGGCCGACATCCGGGCGGCAGGCCGGTTGGCGCGGCGAGCAGCTCTGGGGAGGAGGTCAGGCAGGGATGGACGGTGCGACCGGGAAACCGCTCCGGTCGTCACCTGATACTGTAAGCAGGGTCCGTACCAGTCTTGGATGCGGCCGTAACGCATTGATAGGAAAGGAAATTGCTGCCGGCTCGTGGCGAAGTGCAACCAGCAGAATGCACGATGTGCCGTTTCGCCGGTTGCAATACGCCTTGCCGCTACGCTTCGCGCCGGGGGTTTTGCTTGCCCGTGTAATCGAGGTCCTGGGCGCGCTCGACCGGCAAGGCCCGGCCCAGGTGCTCCTCGGCCATCTGCCAGTGGCGGGCGGCCTGGCCGCTCGGTTTGCCTTCGGCGACCCACAGGTCGTAGGCCTTCTGGCGGATCTGCGCTTCGCGGTCCTGCTCGGTTCGGGTCGGGCTCATCGTGGCCTCCAGCAGTTCGTCATCTGTGTAGAACCGATGACTGTCGCGAAAGTCAGGTGTTCATACAGCCTGACCGAGGGACGCTCCATGAATGATGCCGACCGCCCACGCCTGGTCGTGGCCTGCTCGCTGGACGCGGCTGCGCAGCCCGCCGACCGCCAGACCCACCTGGCGCTGGCCGCCTGGCTGGCGGAGATCCAGGGGCTGGATTTCCGCCCGGAACCCCCCGCACACCGCCAGAGCGGCCAATCGTTCTACTGGGTGCCCGATGCCACGGTGATCGGCCGCGACCAGGCCGCCGAGTTCGGCATCCATGGTCCGCTGGATCTGTTCGGCGGCTTCGTCGAGCGCGACTACCAGGCCGGCAAGGCCATCGTCCACCCGCTGATCGAGCGCCCGACATTGACCCCGCGCGGCTGGAACGATGCCTTCGCCACGCGGGTGAAGCCGCTGGTGCTCGATGGCCACAGCGTGTTCTGCCACAACGATGCGGTGCGCTGCGCCAGCGCCCGCCTGCAGCGCGGCCCGCAACGCCTGAAACCGGCCGCCAGCCGCGGCGGGCAGGGCCAGCAGGTGGTGGCCGACACCGACCAGTTGGCCGAGGCGCTGGCGCGCTACGAGGAGGGCGATTACCAGCAGGGCATGGTGATCGAGGACGACCTCGACGACGCGCAAACCCATAGCGTCGGCCAGGTGATGATCAACGGCGTGCTGCTGAGCTACCACGGCGTGCAGCAGCACAACCGCAACGGTCGCGGCGAGCTGGTCTACGGCGGCAGCGACCTCCTGGTGGTGCGGGGCGACTTCGACTGCCTGCTGGCGCTCGACCTGGTGGAGTCGGTGAAGCTGGCCATCCAGCAGGCGGTGCAATTCGACCGCGCCACGCACCAGTTGCTGCCGGCATTCTTCGCCTCGCGGCGCAACTACGACGTCGCCCAGGGCGTGGATGCCAGCGGCCGGCGCTGTTCCGGCGTGCTCGAGCAGTCCTGGCGCATCGGCGGCGCCAGCGGCGCGGAACTGGCGGCGCTGGAGGCCTTCGTCGGCGACCCGGCGCTGTGCGTGGTGCGCGCCTCGACCTTCGAGATCTTCGAGGACAAGCCGCTGCCGGCGAACACCCGGGTGCTGTATCGCGGCCCCGACGCCCACGGCGATTTCCTCATGAAATACGCAATGGTGGAGCCTTATGTCTTCCAGTGATCAACGCTTTCCCGGTGAGTTCGCCAGTGACGAGCGCATCGACATCGATGTCGGCAGCCTGCGCCTGCAGGGCAACTTCCTCAGCCCGCGCACCCATGTGCCGGGCGTGCTCTTCGTGCACGGCTGGGG from Pseudomonas sp. GCEP-101 includes these protein-coding regions:
- a CDS encoding DUF3182 family protein, with product MNDADRPRLVVACSLDAAAQPADRQTHLALAAWLAEIQGLDFRPEPPAHRQSGQSFYWVPDATVIGRDQAAEFGIHGPLDLFGGFVERDYQAGKAIVHPLIERPTLTPRGWNDAFATRVKPLVLDGHSVFCHNDAVRCASARLQRGPQRLKPAASRGGQGQQVVADTDQLAEALARYEEGDYQQGMVIEDDLDDAQTHSVGQVMINGVLLSYHGVQQHNRNGRGELVYGGSDLLVVRGDFDCLLALDLVESVKLAIQQAVQFDRATHQLLPAFFASRRNYDVAQGVDASGRRCSGVLEQSWRIGGASGAELAALEAFVGDPALCVVRASTFEIFEDKPLPANTRVLYRGPDAHGDFLMKYAMVEPYVFQ
- the treZ gene encoding malto-oligosyltrehalose trehalohydrolase, whose translation is MTLAHGATILPAGRVRFSLWAPDAQRVEVELGGGARHDLQRTDDGWFSAEVPAIVGQTYRYRIDHDLLVADPASRDQAGGVEGESRVVDPGAYRWQHPQWRGRPWHEAVIYEVHVGLFDGFSALQGRLEELAALGITAIELMPLNAFPGRRNWGYDGVLPYAPACAYGDPDTLRRLIDSAHGLGLMVFVDVVYNHFGPQGNYLGRYASAFFRADQPTPWGPAIDFRQPAVREFFIGNAEMWVREYRVDGLRIDAVHAIADKDFLHQLAARARQAADGRALHLILENEHNEASLLQPEQGSGAPVFDAQWNDDLHHCLHVLLTGEDEAYYVDYAHQPLEQLCRCLREGFVFQGQTDYRGVARGEPSGQLSPQAFVAFLQNHDQVGNRALGERLTTLAQDGHLRAANALVLLSPMVPMLFMGEEWGERQPFLFFTDYQGELARAVTEGRREEFKRFSKFSEPGAAAWIPDPNDYQTFVASRPRPDQGDDGWRTHCRELLELRHRWLTPRLPGSRALDAQPLGERALSAKWRLGDGSLWRIDLNLGTHDLGVEPPGESAQVLFCCGQNAAHYRHGWLSGGALVLSLEAP
- the glgA gene encoding glycogen synthase GlgA, encoding MRNQLADLRLEEATVNLTPISPADGAPPQRRKRILFATSEFSDFVKAGGLGDVSAALPRALLADHDIRVLIPGYPQVLKGAVACKVVGRLPGLAALPACDIGELKLADGLVVYAVICPELYDRPGTPYVDQHGHEWADNHIRFARLSLAAADIAAGMTELGWCPDLLHVNDWPTALAPAYMAWRGQITPSVLTIHNLGYQGACPLGCCAELGLPEAAGLPGSMEFYGKLSFLKAGISHASHITTVSETYAREITAPEHGCGMHGVLAQRRDRGQLSGITHGIDAGWDPLTDPHLVEGFDATRLAGKRRNAEYVEKTFGLLPGRGPLFAVVSRLVHQKGIDLTLAIADEMVAAGGRLVSIGCGEPELEQAMRELAERYPGRVGVHIGFDETTARRIYAGSDFLLMPSRYEPCGLSQMYAQRFGSLPIARHTGGLADTIIDGVTGLLFRDETPASYFDAVRRALNIYRYPELLNAMRCKAMESPLPWEDAVRPYTALYQRLLQRVPAQAVR
- a CDS encoding DUF2934 domain-containing protein, with the protein product MSPTRTEQDREAQIRQKAYDLWVAEGKPSGQAARHWQMAEEHLGRALPVERAQDLDYTGKQNPRREA